Proteins from a genomic interval of Ensifer canadensis:
- the queE gene encoding 7-carboxy-7-deazaguanine synthase QueE — protein MTGAAIRVSEIFGPTIQGEGVLIGQPTVFVRTGGCDYRCSWCDTLHAVDSEYREQWQPMSVEEIWMEVRRLSGGVPLTVSLSGGNPAIQPLGPLIDRGHGEGYRFALETQGSAARDWFADLDVLVVSPKPPSSGMETDFSKLDECLAMAAGRPMTVLKIVVFDDHDYAYAKDMAGRYPALPVYLQPGNHTPPPPDDDSATVDIDGVMNRMLWLVDKVTGDRWFDARVLPQLHVLLWGNRRGV, from the coding sequence ATGACGGGCGCTGCGATCCGCGTCAGCGAGATCTTCGGGCCGACAATCCAGGGTGAGGGCGTGTTGATCGGCCAGCCGACGGTGTTCGTGCGCACAGGCGGCTGCGATTACCGCTGTTCCTGGTGCGATACGCTGCACGCCGTTGACAGCGAGTATCGCGAACAGTGGCAACCGATGTCGGTCGAGGAGATCTGGATGGAGGTGAGACGGCTATCGGGCGGCGTGCCGCTGACAGTCTCGCTTTCCGGTGGAAACCCCGCCATCCAGCCGCTCGGACCCTTGATCGATCGCGGCCATGGCGAGGGCTATCGCTTTGCGCTTGAGACGCAAGGCAGCGCCGCCAGGGACTGGTTCGCCGACCTGGACGTCCTCGTCGTCAGCCCGAAGCCGCCGTCGAGCGGCATGGAAACCGATTTCTCAAAGCTCGACGAGTGTCTTGCGATGGCGGCCGGTCGGCCGATGACGGTGCTCAAGATCGTCGTTTTTGATGATCACGACTACGCCTATGCCAAGGATATGGCCGGGAGATACCCGGCGCTGCCGGTCTATCTGCAGCCGGGAAACCACACCCCACCACCGCCGGACGACGACAGTGCGACGGTGGACATCGATGGCGTCATGAACCGCATGCTCTGGCTGGTCGACAAAGTGACCGGCGACAGATGGTTCGATGCGCGGGTGCTGCCGCAGTTGCACGTCTTGCTATGGGGCAATCGACGGGGCGTTTAA